One stretch of Terriglobia bacterium DNA includes these proteins:
- a CDS encoding urocanate hydratase has protein sequence SLRDANEMMRADPAGFRERVHESLRRQVASIGAMAASGMRFWDYGNAFLLMARTAGARVTREDGGFVYPSYVEDIMGPMCFDHGFGPFRWVCTSGRTGDLRVTDRIAGDVLEAMAARSPEEIRRQMLDNLRWIRQAEANELVVGSAARILYADAEGRTRIALAFNDAVRDGAISAPVVLGRDHHDVSGTDSPYRETADLRDGSGSCADMAVHNVIGDAFRGATWVSLHNGGGVGWGQVINGGFGMVADGTAAAARRIRSMIHWDVNNGIARRAWARKPGAESAARRAMESEPRMAVTLPNPADESLVREAVKSASRSGRKEM, from the coding sequence TCTCGCTTCGGGACGCGAACGAGATGATGCGGGCGGACCCGGCGGGATTCAGGGAGCGGGTCCACGAGTCCCTCCGCCGTCAGGTCGCGTCGATCGGCGCGATGGCCGCCAGCGGCATGCGCTTTTGGGACTACGGGAACGCGTTCCTCCTGATGGCCAGGACCGCGGGGGCGCGGGTCACCCGGGAGGACGGCGGCTTCGTCTACCCGTCGTACGTCGAGGACATCATGGGGCCGATGTGCTTCGACCACGGGTTCGGCCCCTTCCGCTGGGTCTGCACCAGCGGGCGTACCGGGGACCTCAGGGTCACCGACCGGATCGCAGGGGACGTGCTCGAGGCGATGGCGGCCCGCTCGCCGGAGGAGATCCGGCGCCAGATGCTGGACAACCTCCGCTGGATCCGCCAGGCCGAGGCGAACGAGCTGGTGGTCGGCTCCGCGGCGCGCATCCTCTACGCGGACGCCGAGGGACGCACCCGCATCGCGCTGGCGTTCAACGACGCCGTGCGGGACGGCGCGATCTCGGCGCCGGTGGTCCTGGGCCGCGATCACCACGACGTGTCGGGGACCGACTCCCCCTATCGCGAGACCGCCGATCTCCGGGACGGCAGCGGCTCCTGCGCCGACATGGCGGTCCACAACGTCATCGGCGACGCGTTTCGCGGGGCGACCTGGGTGAGCCTCCACAACGGGGGAGGGGTCGGCTGGGGACAGGTGATCAACGGCGGGTTCGGGATGGTCGCGGACGGGACGGCCGCCGCCGCCCGCCGAATCCGCTCGATGATCCACTGGGACGTGAACAACGGCATCGCGCGCCGTGCCTGGGCGCGCAAACCGGGCGCGGAGAGCGCGGCGCGGCGAGCGATGGAATCCGAGCCGCGCATGGCCGTCACGCTGCCCAATCCCGCCGACGAATCGCTCGTGCGCGAGGCCGTCAAGAGCGCATCGCGGAGCGGACGAAAGGAGATGTGA